In Deinococcus puniceus, one genomic interval encodes:
- a CDS encoding DinB family protein, which produces MTGLQAFLSEQYTAEFQAFRTVLDAVPTEAFATATLGHSPAWHALHIAEWVRLTVLQDRTPNYHHLGWEDKPWVGPMGTEAAPVSETADKAAILAHLDDVGAKAVAYLAAASDTEMQGMTFSPSAPTGERPRLAALGMHVRHIAYHRGQVALGRKEQA; this is translated from the coding sequence ATGACGGGTCTACAAGCATTCTTATCCGAGCAGTACACCGCCGAGTTTCAGGCCTTCCGCACCGTGCTAGACGCTGTGCCCACCGAGGCTTTTGCTACCGCCACATTGGGCCACAGTCCCGCGTGGCACGCCCTCCACATTGCCGAGTGGGTGCGCCTGACGGTATTGCAAGACCGCACGCCGAACTATCACCATCTGGGCTGGGAAGACAAGCCCTGGGTGGGGCCGATGGGTACCGAAGCCGCACCAGTCAGCGAGACCGCAGACAAGGCCGCGATTCTGGCCCATCTGGACGACGTAGGCGCGAAAGCCGTGGCGTATTTGGCCGCTGCCAGCGACACCGAAATGCAGGGCATGACCTTTTCCCCCAGTGCCCCCACCGGAGAGCGCCCCCGCCTCGCCGCCCTCGGGATGCATGTGCGGCACATCGCGTATCACCGGGGGCAAGTGGCGCTGGGCAGGAAGGAGCAAGCATGA